The genomic DNA TTCCTGTTGACATTATATGGGGAGCATGAGAGTCATCATAGCATCGCACCCACTACCTTCTTCATGGACATTACACTGAGCCCCACAAGACTATAGATGACGTTTATAGCTtttgaaagaatattttaaaataatcatttaaatcaTCTTGACAAATCAACAAACAGGCCTTAGGTTCAAGAATGGTTTTGTATTTGAAAAATCCTTATATTTGCTATGTTTTCAGATGCAGTACCGGAGAATACCAGTGACACCGGGGTAAACATCCAAGCAAGAGAGATCACTGCGCCTGAGGTTCAGGTCATTTCAGAACCTGCCAGTGATACTTCCCAAGTGAGTATATTACACTGATGCCATTGATTTCTTGGACACAAACATTACCATTATCATATCCATGTAATGCCACATTCATTAATTGCCCAATTGTTCCTTGTTTGCAGCATCAACATCACGAATCATCTGAGGAACCTGTTCCAGAGACAGAACAGCCGCCCGAAGAGCCATCTGACAGGTAAGGCTTTTTTGGAGTTTATTAGAGGTCAGATTAAATCCCTACCCCATACTTTCATCCATTTAGATAAAATCTATCTAACAACTGGATTATTATtctaatgaatgtaaaataccAGAAGATTAAATTATTGGCAACAAAAGAGGGCAGGTGGTAAGATGCACCTGCATTTGGCTGGGATGTTCCACAATAAATAATTCAGTAGCACAGTGCCAGCTAAGAATTATGGATGGGGGTAGTATTGATGATTATGGAGGGTGTATCTGCTAAGGGAACCAATAGGGTAGATTGCAGCTAATCATTCGCTAAGGGAAAGAATGAATTGGAATGAACACTAACTTGTATTATACATACAGTGACTTACCTGCAAACGACATCAATGAGGAGGCAGAGGAAGAGGCAAAAGAAGCAGTTGTTGAAGAACATCCAGTGCAAGAACAGCCTGAGAACGAGGAAGAAAGGTGAGATCACAGTTTACACGCAAGGCCGCAGTTTAGCCTGCTTTCTTCTATAAACATTACacttttattataatgatattttACCTCAATTACCTGATCCCAACAGTGAAGTTCCAGACAATGAAGAAGCAGAGAATGAAGAAGAAAGATCACAGGGCCCTCATCCGGGGGATTACAGCTCCATTCCAGAGGATTCTCAGGCAGAAGAAATAACATTAGAAGAGGCTGAAAGCACACAGTAAGAGAAATCCTCAATAcaagatataattatatatctatCATTGTATTTCACATTGCATAAACAACACAATTCCTGTTCATTCCCTTTCAGAGAGCTGCAGTTCACCAGTTTTACGGCAAAGGACTTTCGCCGGATTAAGGTTCTAGGCAGGGGAAGCTTCGGCAAGGTAATTGATTTAGTCTCTAATTAGGACTTGGCTATTTAGCAGCACATACAGGGTAACAATGACACTAAACTCACTTTGTTATTCCAGGTTATACTGGTAGAGTATCTTCCGGCAAGCATCTACTGTGCCATTAAAGTGCTCAAGAAGGACAACATCGACTCCACCGATGATATAGAACAGTGAGTTCATGGAAAATGATCCCATAATCTGATAGGCCTCCCATTTTGCCTTTATGTAGCAGTCACTTTCTGTCTCACAATCTTTTCTATTTATATCATTTTCTTTCACTTCCCTTCCTTTCACCCAGTTGCTTTTGTTCCCATTATATTTTACTCTATGCCGGACTCATTTACTTTTCTATCTTTCAGCATTTTAGCAGAAAAACAGATTGGGCAGTTAGTAAATCCACACAGTTTTATAGTGGATTTATACGCCACCTTCAGCACGAAGAACCAGCTGTTTTTCATCATGGAGTttgtggcaggaggcagtttaagAACACACCTGATGAGGAACAAGCACTTTGACCTAGAGAGAGCCAAGTAAGTAGGTGGATATTTGGGTTTATGCTGCACTAAATATTAAGATTCCTATATGAATGCACCATATAATGACCTAATAAATTTCCTTAACCTTGCAGGTTCTATGCTGCATGTATTACCCTTGGTCTAGAAGGAATACACACCAAGGATGTCATACACAGGTAAGAATTAATAAAGGGGTAGCTACCTTTAGTAGTGAATACAACTGGGGGTTTGTAGCTGTTGCAATTTAGTAGCAGTTACAGGTTGAAAGTAACTACTTGGAAAAATAAGGGAAGGAAATAGAAGTCAGAACCCTTTCTGCTTGGTTTATGGCTCAGCTATTTCACAGCAGTTTTAATGTGTCCTAATATctgctttttttcaaaacagagaTTTAAAGCCTGGGAATCTCCTTGTGGATCAAGACGGCTACATCAAGATCGCCGATTTTGGGATGGGCAAAACTGGTAAGGGACACCTTGTATTATTACACAGGGCAAAGAGGACTCATGTAGGGCATTCACTGGCATAAATGTCTTCATAAAACTcactaacaattattttttttttaatcaaggcaTCGGATATGGAGACCGCACCAACACCATGGTTGGTAGTCCGGCTTATATGGCACCGGAAGTCGTGATGGAGGAGGCGTACACAAGAGCAGTCGACTGGTGGGCTCTTGGCGTCATCGTTTATGAGATGCTCCTCGGGACGGTAAGCAGAAATTGCCACTGGCCAGTTACAGGGGGAAGTAACTAAATatttccagaaatatatatttatcaggaCTTCTAATAAACACTCATGAAACATTTCAGAAACCCTTCACTGGATACGACAGGGACTTTCTATACGACTGCATTGTTGAGGATGAACCACACTACCCCTCAACCCTGGACCCTGAAGCCTTGAGCTTCATATCAGAGGTAAGCGCTGACCTTTCACTTTATTACAATCACTGACCACTTTCTAATTCTCTTGAGTTTCCCCAAATATTCTGTAGGTGTAACTGCTATTTTCTGTTCTTGTAGCTGCTGAAGAAGAATCCTGAGGAGAGGCTGGGTTCTACCCCAGGGAATGCTGCTGATGTAGCAGAGCATCCATTCTTTAATGTAAGTCCCCTGTTCAAATTGTCCAAATAATTCAAGGATCTGCTGGGCTATACCTTTGAATATTATCTGAGAGATACAGTCCTTTTATATCCTCAGCTTTTAATCATGGCCGTAAGTTCCCACTTTCTGAAAAACCTCTGATAACGAGCATTTGTTACGGTTTCTATTTTGCAGGGCATTGTCTGGGATGACATCATCGAGAGGACAGCAGTAGCTCCGTTCATACCCAGCCTAAACGGACCAGAGGATGTGGGGTATTTTGATGACGAATATACCAACCTGTCAGTGAATCTGACCCAGCCCAAAGGACCCCCTGCTGAAATGGCAAGCCAGATCGATGAAGCCTTTCAGGACTTTGAATATGCAGCATTTTAAATCCAAAGGGGATGATGGGTAAGGAAAAGCCATGAAGAACAAATCAGAACAAGAAATGCCTGTCATTAGATTTCCTTgagttatgggtgcaggggcacttaTAAAGATGGTTATGGGTAGCAGGCATATGCAAGGAGAAGGGGATTCTATAGAAATATTGGGATGATCCATTAAAGCAGTAGAGATTTTTAAAGCAGTAGAGCCAATaatcaaaaaatattatttcctgtGGAGTTGCCAGAGAAACCAATAGGATGTGTATCTCTATCATTTTGGAAGAACACCACCATAGATTTCCCCCAAAAGTCAGAAATCACGAATGTGCATGTGGCTTAAAAATACATGGGAAACCGTGATTTGCAACTTTCATCAAAATCACAGaattttgggaaaggtagcaacCATGCTcggtcaatatttttattttgcttaacctGTTAAAGGGTTTCTGTAGGAATAGCACttgctaaattaaaaaatatgtggaTTAAGTTCGAAATTATTTTGTTTGGATTTTGCAGGCTGGTGTTCAGAAAAGGTACCAACTGACAGCTCCACCAAGTAAGAGTACCCCAATTCCATCAGAAGTGCCTTCTCCTCCATTGATCACAGCCTCACCAACAAAGCTTCTCCTTCTGTCACAATGCAATACCACCTGTATTTCCCTGCCACCCACCATAGTCCCACCAGTGGTACCTCCCTTTAAAGCCACCCACAGTACAACCAGCAGTGCCTCCCCTTcaaccaaaatgtttttatacacagAAGCACCCATAAGCCACGCGGGTAGACCCTTCATTCCtcttcactccatccctcagactgcagagGTCGGGCCTGCAGGTTGCAGGGAATCCAAcggaatggagaggaatgcagcattcaccttgCGGCTTAAAGGTGCTTGTGTGTATGTTGCCATATCCTTCtctgtttccctcaccctgcttccctttTTCATTTGGCgcttgatcctgggagcaaatccgatcgccgttaaggggtcaggaaggaatttttccctctagtgaagcagaTTAGCCAAAGCTtaaaaagaggttttttttgccttcctctggatcaaaaagcgcaatttattctatttatcaataataaaacTGTGTCTTGCACAGATTTACCACCAAGTCgctgtgtgtgtctttattctggttACTGGTCTCATTTGGCAGGGGTAACATAGAGAGGGTGTGTGAGAAGTGacaacatttttactgtatttcatgGTGTATGAGGAATGGATCCCATTTTCCCTTTCATGGTCTGTGTTATCAGGTGCCTCCCAGATagggaaaaaaatgcacaagAGCAAAGTGACACTCTCCTTCCCTTACTCTCCAGCCCTGAGCTCAAAGCAATGAAAGTTACAATGCACAACACAATATTCATTGGGCAAACGAGAAGATGCCTGTGGGTACAAAGGCTAAACCTATGCAGTGTACACAGAATATTCGCAGATAAGGAACAACAAGAATGAGGCAGAACCCCTGTGGTACCTTGCCTTATACAGGAGCAGAATAAAGAGCTTCCAAGCTTGGATGGATAcaacatagtaagtcaggttgggaaaaaacacacgtccatccagttcaaccttttaagtgtgtgtgtgtgtgtgtatatatatatatatctatattcggggtttaccttgacgtggtatggtggcttatcaattttatgatcataactttgtaacaaaataacccctatttgggtacatatgcaatagcatttattatacttgtatatatactttaaagcctttagagtgctcccacaacccccctgtttgatattatatatatatatatatatatatatatatatatatatatatatatatatatatatatatatatatatatatttatttatttaacctgcctaactgtcagcaTCTCgtaacattaaaacatttcagGTTGCCTCAGTGAAGTCACATATAGGACTTGCCTCTGAGCTTCTGTATCTCATGCAAAACCCGACGCCAAGCCTAGTCTCATAGCAGCACCTTTAGAATAATCTCCTACTGTACATTGTTGCACATtgcagccaattaaaaaaaaataaagaaagataagATTATTATTTCTCTACCTCTAAAGGTAAATGGTATGTTTCCAGGCAGCCACTGCGCTAAGTATAagtgggtgtaaaaaaaaaatagaaaattattttaaaggggttgcttatcttccaacactttttttcagttcagttggttcactagaaaaactttttttcatttactttctattttctaatatcgaaatctaaagtttaatttttaacctCCTAAAACTTCTCTGGGGAGGAGAgtcgcagaccctgtaaactgttttaaattgatacacttggttgatacatttatttgtccctgctgagcggaATCCCTGGGTTTCGTTAAAGACtgctgttagaatttatacaatagatactaatactaatactccagagatgctgcagagaaatgtatcaactaaatggtgaaaatttgtaacagttcagtgcttgtgtgggtaaaggggcgggggGCTGCCTGTGTGGGTAGAGGGCAGGTGTTCCCTGGGTGGGTAATGGGGCAGGCAagttccctgcatgggtaaaggggcaggttCCATgagtgggtaaaggggcaggttCCATGTGTAGGTAAAGGGGCAGGTTCAATGTGTGGGTATAGGGGAGGGCaggttccctgcgtgggtaaagagACGGGTGGGTTGCcagtgtgggtaaaggggcactCTGTGTTTTGCTCCTCTGGGATTGTCTCCCCCTGAGGGGCAAGATGTTTACTACAAGTGACACAAAGGTGCTGCTGTGTGTTATTGCCACCCTGTGTTCTGggtcattataattattatatcttCATAATTATTATGCGGTAACAGGATCCATTGAAATGGGAAAAAAGATGCCTGATGTTGGTCTGCCCCTTACCTGCCCTTATGTTGGGGAGATTCCCCTGGTGGGAAGGAGTACAGCCCACAAGCAGGCAGCAGGGAGGAAGGGGAGAAGCACCAGAAGCAGCGTGTAGTGCAGCCTACAAGCAAGCAGCAGGGAGGAAAACAATGTTATACCCTGTCTCATTGCATAACAGCCACCAGTGGGAATTATCTGCTGACTGGCGCCTACGACAACACGGCCAAAGTGTAGACACACCCTCTGTGGGGGCCAATATAGAGTCTCGCTGGCCACAAAGGGAAAGTCAAGGGATTGGACATTTTAATCGCCACCTGTTTCTTTCGACAGAACCTTCAAGCTGTGGCTAAAATCAGCCCCCATAGTGACTCTTCAGGGTGTGTAGATAATTGAATTATATGCTTCTAAAGCCCAACTAACAGGTGTGTGGCCCTCCTGTTACAAACTCCCATATACTCTTGTTGTTAAACTCCCTTATCCTCCCGACACTGAAAGGCCAcatgttacaaatattttttatatattgcattaaaatCGTGTCTTCTTCTCCTGTGCCTGGTGGTATCTCACCCCTGCCCCCACTCTGCCCGCCGTGCCCATTACATTCTGTTGCACTGGCTTCCCAAGGTCAAGGAAAAAGCACCA from Xenopus laevis strain J_2021 chromosome 5S, Xenopus_laevis_v10.1, whole genome shotgun sequence includes the following:
- the LOC121394182 gene encoding phosphatidylglycerol--prolipoprotein diacylglyceryl transferase-like; the protein is MKQELLRDIQKEMRIAAGAEKLYRVTKDRQTKAQVKKLRTSSEKKVKALYSALLKLNEDIAQREAENAPDAVPENTSDTGVNIQAREITAPEVQVISEPASDTSQHQHHESSEEPVPETEQPPEEPSDSDLPANDINEEAEEEAKEAVVEEHPVQEQPENEEER